The following proteins are co-located in the Streptomyces sp. NBC_00435 genome:
- a CDS encoding RHS repeat-associated core domain-containing protein: protein MVRLFELGSTRALTDGTGAVTGIYSHTPYRSVSGHTGAVTPLQFSGQYPDAETGPIYLRAHYFDPSTAQFLTVDPEVRATQSAYGYVDNNPLNPRRPEWNWLGARLGGVAAALAAPEALAAFAIAVVVVVVLIASSGPLSRRSTDIPPYAGGKGKIGSETDGQAAIRIFTENFGRCPTPKDEGDRWRLE from the coding sequence ATGGTGCGGCTGTTTGAGCTCGGCTCCACGCGCGCGCTGACCGATGGAACCGGCGCGGTCACCGGCATCTACAGCCACACGCCCTACCGCTCGGTCAGCGGTCACACCGGCGCGGTGACCCCGCTGCAGTTCTCCGGCCAGTACCCGGACGCCGAGACCGGTCCGATCTACCTGCGGGCCCATTACTTTGACCCGTCCACCGCGCAGTTCCTCACCGTCGACCCCGAGGTGCGCGCCACCCAGAGCGCCTACGGGTATGTGGACAACAATCCGCTCAACCCACGCCGACCCGAGTGGAATTGGTTGGGAGCCCGCCTCGGCGGTGTAGCGGCAGCGCTCGCGGCACCCGAGGCGCTCGCCGCATTCGCCATTGCCGTGGTCGTAGTGGTGGTGCTCATCGCCTCGTCTGGGCCGTTGTCTCGGCGGTCGACAGACATTCCGCCGTATGCCGGGGGAAAGGGAAAGATCGGCAGCGAGACGGACGGGCAGGCCGCGATCCGGATCTTCACGGAGAACTTCGGTCGTTGCCCCACGCCCAAGGACGAGGGGGACCGGTGGCGACTTGAGTAA
- a CDS encoding helix-turn-helix domain-containing protein, which produces MNPPRSVRFGCTDHGRWTCVAARAHCCGFTQQSGQADGRKRMSQGELAPRGPRTMVFHKDVDQARVGPERYDLALALRELAQRPGVTLNRYAVRVSWDRSTLSRFLSGALVPPAEFVEQLIDDGDRETGAELTRATRELVRKLHRTALRATSPEAADLQDLRDKLTVADQESRHLQRETRLLREMVRNAHEQLDEQQGRLRQLEHAGAADRLIHRAELDQYSADFESLKADRDSLQETLTRLTAELGEAERRAQEAEARCTVLEQQLEAAETWAEERETEEQASMSVDLGNAPAAMTTNGGVSFHLGITTEQGAYLSRTLDKQVPVPLTELELRKLTPRPGILQLVRRRAGEPDERMHVGKADRSLPQRLDATRRKILGRKNISPEEIYFTYAYIEDDMSFVAPERLVIKHLVDELGVELPWNFNGFSNKDTGRSRDRTVLKPEHFDMIHPIDLDWSLGREGHRQISTQSDFINYIKLRLPYDFRGQLNPEYSEMEFFDDAAGSLTADSAFRLLALNLGGGWQISALKGRVILYEENVRYPNAIRYYRGKDVQDA; this is translated from the coding sequence GCTGGCTCCGCGTGGACCGCGCACGATGGTCTTTCACAAGGACGTCGATCAAGCGCGAGTCGGACCTGAGCGATATGACCTTGCCCTCGCACTCCGAGAGCTGGCTCAGCGTCCAGGCGTGACCCTCAACCGCTATGCGGTCCGGGTCTCTTGGGACCGCTCCACGCTCTCCCGGTTCCTCAGTGGCGCCCTGGTGCCACCCGCCGAGTTCGTCGAGCAGCTCATCGACGACGGCGACCGAGAGACAGGCGCGGAACTGACCCGGGCTACCCGAGAGCTCGTGCGCAAACTGCACCGGACTGCGCTGCGAGCCACGAGCCCGGAAGCCGCCGACCTGCAAGACCTGCGGGACAAGCTGACCGTCGCCGACCAGGAAAGCCGACATCTCCAGCGAGAGACACGACTCCTGCGTGAGATGGTCCGCAACGCGCATGAGCAGCTCGACGAGCAGCAGGGCAGACTTCGGCAACTGGAGCACGCCGGCGCTGCAGACCGACTCATACACCGAGCCGAACTGGATCAGTACTCTGCGGACTTCGAATCCCTGAAGGCGGACCGGGACAGCCTGCAAGAAACGCTCACCCGGCTGACAGCCGAGCTGGGAGAAGCCGAGCGCCGCGCCCAGGAGGCCGAGGCGCGATGCACCGTCCTGGAGCAGCAGCTGGAGGCCGCCGAGACCTGGGCCGAAGAGCGTGAGACCGAGGAGCAGGCGTCCATGTCGGTGGATCTCGGGAATGCTCCGGCCGCGATGACAACGAACGGCGGCGTCAGCTTCCACCTCGGCATCACCACGGAACAGGGCGCCTACCTCTCGCGAACCCTCGACAAGCAGGTGCCCGTGCCACTGACCGAGTTGGAACTGCGGAAACTGACTCCACGGCCCGGCATCCTGCAACTGGTCCGCCGCAGAGCAGGCGAACCGGATGAGCGGATGCACGTGGGGAAGGCCGACCGATCCCTGCCGCAGCGTCTCGACGCCACTCGCCGGAAGATCCTCGGTCGTAAGAACATATCTCCGGAGGAAATTTACTTCACCTACGCCTACATAGAGGACGACATGTCCTTCGTCGCCCCCGAAAGACTTGTTATCAAACATCTTGTGGATGAGCTTGGTGTTGAGCTCCCCTGGAACTTCAATGGATTCAGCAATAAGGACACAGGTCGTTCAAGGGATCGGACAGTGCTCAAACCTGAGCACTTCGACATGATCCACCCGATCGATCTGGACTGGTCCCTCGGGCGGGAAGGTCATCGGCAGATCTCGACCCAGTCCGACTTTATCAATTACATCAAGCTTAGGCTCCCGTACGACTTCAGGGGCCAACTGAATCCCGAATATTCCGAGATGGAGTTCTTCGACGACGCCGCAGGCTCTCTGACCGCCGATTCGGCATTCCGACTCCTGGCGTTGAACCTGGGAGGCGGCTGGCAGATCAGCGCGCTCAAAGGACGTGTAATCCTGTACGAGGAAAACGTCCGCTACCCCAACGCCATCCGGTACTACCGCGGAAAAGATGTGCAGGACGCCTAG